A stretch of the Nicotiana tabacum cultivar K326 chromosome 6, ASM71507v2, whole genome shotgun sequence genome encodes the following:
- the LOC107764676 gene encoding uncharacterized protein LOC107764676: MSICVLHLLPNCLAYPQLQLQTRRKQIPSIWRKPILKSFPIIASASSTSFPPAEYPVNPEQLPETRPKRKKQIAGIDQDELQDPALLADPDSCFCEFKGVQIHHKIYDSESLATNLSEEGDSSRSPNANKRVNIPMILLHGFGASIYSWNRVMKPLAQVTGSKVLAFDRPAFGLTSRLNHVNDSSQGSEDTRPFNPYSMVFSVLATLYFIDFLATEKAILVGHSAGSLVAVEAYFEAPERVAAVILVAPAILAPLNSCPVAKDNPSGKSNQTEGDDLEVNSKGNWFTTVVSILSKLSQYLGQAIMQLVKGMGDMINSLYKKTLSAFLRSTIGIMLVRMIIDKFGLAAVRNAWYDPKQVDDHVLQGYTKPLRAKDWDKALVEYTVAMLTDSASESKLPLSKKLGEISCPVLIVTGDSDRLVPPWNSERLSRAIPGSCLEIIKNCGHLPHEEKVDKFVSIVDRFLERVFGVQKEPRLQPAT, translated from the exons ATGAGTATTTGTGTACTTCATCTGCTGCCTAATTGTCTCGCCTATCCTCAATTGCAATTACAAACCAGGAGGAAGCAAATTCCTTCTATTTGGAGAAAACCCATCTTGAAATCTTTCCCAATTATAGCCTCTGCTTCTTCTACTTCTTTCCCACCTGCTGAATATCCAG TTAATCCAGAACAACTACCTGAGACAAGGCCAAAGCGGAAAAAACAGATAGCAGGAATAGATCAAGATGAATTACAAGATCCAGCTCTTCTAGCAGATCCTGATAGTTGCTTTTGCGAGTTTAAAGGAGTACAGATACACCACAAGATATATGATTCAGAATCACTTGCTACAAACTTGTCAGAAGAAGGGGATAGTTCTCGATCTCCTAATGCCAATAAAAGAGTGAACATTCCCATGATATTGTTACATGGATTTGGTGCCTCTATTTATTCATGGAATCGAGTTATGAAGCCATTGGCACAGGTCACAGGATCAAAAGTTTTGGCCTTTGACAGACCAGCCTTTGGGTTGACTTCAAGGCTGAATCATGTCAACGATTCATCTCAGGGAAGTGAAGACACCAGACCCTTTAATCCTTACTCTATGGTATTTTCCGTGCTGGCCACTCTATACTTCATTGACTTCTTAGCAACTGAGAAGGCAATTCTAGTGGG ACACTCAGCTGGTTCCCTTGTAGCAGTTGAAGCATATTTTGAAGCACCTGAGCGGGTTGCTGCCGTTATACTTGTTGCGCCAGCAATTCTAGCACCCCTGAATTCATGCCCTGTAGCTAAGGACAATCCAAGTGGAAAAAGTAACCAGACTGAAGGCGATGACTTGGAAGTGAACTCTAAAGGGAATTGGTTTACCACGGTTGTCAGCATTTTGTCAAAGTTATCCCAATATCTTGGACAAGCAATAATGCAATTGGTGAAAGGGATGGGAGACATGATAAATTCTTTATATAAGAAAACTTTATCTGCGTTCTTGCGTTCTACCATTGGTATTATGTTG GTAAGAATGATAATCGATAAATTTGGCTTAGCTGCAGTTAGGAATGCTTGGTACGATCCTAAACAAGTTGATGATCATGTCTTGCAAGGCTATACAAAG CCTCTCAGAGCAAAAGATTGGGATAAGGCTCTGGTGGAGTATACCGTGGCTATGCTTACAGATTCTGCATCTGAATCAAAGCTGCCGCTGTCAAAGAAACTGGGCGAAATCTCATGTCCTG TTCTGATTGTCACTGGTGATAGCGATCGGCTTGTTCCACCATGGAACTCTGAAAGACTTTCACGGGCCATTCCTGGATCTTGTCTTGAAATAATCAAGAATTGTGGCCACTTGCCCCATGAAGAAAAGGTGGACAAATTTGTATCCATTGTTGACAGATTCCTTGAAAGAGTTTTTGGGGTGCAAAAAGAGCCTCGTCTGCAACCAGCAacttga